The Micromonospora sp. NBC_01740 genome includes a window with the following:
- a CDS encoding sensor histidine kinase, with product MKPRTVLAPLTAGSTWRRGVFLLLGGVLALPYALLAVAFAQLLTRSDIPRPLVLALLGVAAVIAAVPVFLDGPRALEIAAARTLLGVDLPDPAPGHVADRETRLRSALWIGLHLFSGGLVVAALFSAVPMALAFIGQQFGLDTGMTGGDRFGPLDGRDTGWLTLAGVVVLVALGYAVAGLGALAVSMAPVLLGPAQAERIAALEARTARLAERNRLARELHDSVGHALTVATLQAGAARELLDRDPEFVRRALGAIEEAGRTAMDDLDHVLGLLREPDGRRAAPAPQRTLADLDRLVADTRAAGLPVEARRTGDPADLPAAVSREGYRIVQEGLTNAARHGRGPVTLRLDVHADALELELDNAVGRRRRGDPGRGGRGLDGMRERVLLLGGRLTVGPDGDRWRIRVRLPFEGTP from the coding sequence GTGAAGCCCCGCACGGTCCTCGCCCCGCTGACGGCCGGCAGCACCTGGCGGCGCGGCGTGTTCCTGCTGCTCGGCGGGGTGCTCGCGCTGCCGTACGCGCTGCTGGCGGTGGCCTTCGCCCAGCTGCTGACCCGGTCGGACATCCCCCGGCCGCTCGTGCTGGCGCTGCTCGGCGTCGCGGCGGTCATCGCGGCGGTCCCGGTCTTCCTCGACGGCCCCCGGGCACTGGAGATCGCCGCAGCGCGGACCCTGCTCGGCGTCGACCTGCCGGACCCGGCCCCCGGGCACGTCGCCGACCGCGAGACCCGGCTGCGCTCGGCGCTCTGGATCGGGCTGCACCTGTTCAGCGGCGGGCTGGTGGTGGCCGCCCTGTTCAGCGCCGTGCCGATGGCGCTCGCCTTCATCGGGCAGCAGTTCGGGCTCGACACCGGGATGACCGGCGGCGACCGGTTCGGGCCGCTCGACGGGCGGGACACCGGCTGGCTGACCCTCGCCGGCGTCGTCGTGCTGGTGGCGCTCGGCTACGCCGTGGCCGGGCTGGGCGCGCTGGCGGTGTCGATGGCCCCGGTGCTGCTCGGCCCGGCCCAGGCGGAACGGATCGCGGCCCTGGAGGCGCGCACGGCCCGGCTCGCCGAACGCAACCGGCTGGCCCGGGAACTGCACGACTCGGTGGGCCACGCCCTCACCGTCGCCACCCTCCAGGCAGGGGCCGCCCGCGAGCTGCTCGACCGGGACCCGGAGTTCGTCCGGCGCGCGCTGGGCGCGATCGAGGAGGCCGGGCGGACCGCCATGGACGACCTGGACCACGTGCTGGGGCTGCTCCGCGAGCCCGACGGCCGGCGGGCCGCGCCGGCGCCGCAGCGTACGCTCGCCGACCTGGACCGGCTGGTGGCCGACACCCGCGCGGCCGGCCTGCCGGTCGAGGCCCGGCGTACCGGCGACCCGGCCGACCTGCCGGCGGCGGTCTCCCGGGAGGGCTACCGGATCGTCCAGGAGGGGCTGACCAACGCGGCCCGGCACGGTCGGGGACCGGTCACGCTGCGCCTCGACGTGCACGCCGACGCGCTGGAGCTGGAACTGGACAACGCGGTGGGCCGGCGCCGCCGCGGCGACCCGGGGCGGGGCGGCCGGGGCCTGGACGGGATGCGGGAGCGGGTGCTGCTGCTCGGCGGCCGGCTGACCGTCGGGCCGGACGGCGACCGCTGGCGCATCCGGGTGCGACTGCCGTTCGAGGGGACCCCGTGA
- the mgrA gene encoding L-glyceraldehyde 3-phosphate reductase — translation MTVTYLAADERYDQMTYRRSGRSGLRLPAISLGLWHNFGPDRPYERQRDVVRRAFDLGVTHFDLANNYGPPPGSAEENFGRMLATDLRPYRDELVVSTKAGYLMWPGPYGEWGSRKYLVSSLDQSLRRLGLDHVDIFYSHRFDPDTPLEETMGALDAVVRAGKALYVGVSNYDSAQTERAAAILRDLGTPLLINQPSYSMLNRWTEDDGLLDTLERVGAGCIAYSPLAQGLLTDRYLGGIPADSRVRTSVFLSESDLGEEKMATIRALGAIAERRGQSLAQLALAWALRDPRMTSVIIGASSVPQLEANVAALDDLDLGAEELAEIERHLG, via the coding sequence GTGACCGTGACCTACCTCGCCGCGGATGAGCGCTACGACCAGATGACCTACCGGCGCAGCGGGCGCAGCGGACTGCGGCTGCCCGCCATCTCGCTCGGGCTGTGGCACAACTTCGGCCCGGACCGGCCGTACGAGCGGCAGCGCGACGTCGTCCGCCGCGCCTTCGACCTGGGCGTGACCCACTTCGACCTGGCCAACAACTACGGACCGCCACCGGGCAGCGCCGAGGAGAACTTCGGCCGGATGCTCGCCACCGACCTGCGGCCGTACCGGGACGAACTCGTCGTCTCCACGAAGGCCGGCTATCTGATGTGGCCCGGCCCGTACGGCGAGTGGGGCTCCCGCAAGTACCTGGTCTCCTCGCTGGACCAGTCGCTGCGCCGCCTCGGGCTGGACCACGTCGACATCTTCTACTCGCACCGCTTCGACCCGGACACCCCGCTGGAGGAGACGATGGGCGCCCTCGACGCCGTCGTCCGGGCCGGCAAGGCGCTCTACGTCGGCGTCTCCAACTACGACTCCGCGCAGACCGAGCGGGCCGCCGCGATCCTGCGTGACCTGGGTACGCCGCTGCTGATCAACCAGCCGTCGTACTCGATGCTCAACCGCTGGACGGAGGACGACGGCCTGCTGGACACGCTGGAGCGCGTCGGCGCGGGCTGCATCGCCTACAGCCCGCTCGCCCAGGGCCTGCTCACCGACCGCTACCTGGGCGGCATCCCGGCGGACTCCCGGGTGCGCACCAGCGTCTTCCTCAGCGAGAGCGACCTCGGCGAGGAGAAGATGGCCACCATCCGGGCGCTCGGCGCGATCGCCGAGCGGCGCGGCCAGTCGCTGGCCCAGCTCGCGCTCGCCTGGGCGCTGCGCGACCCGCGGATGACCAGCGTGATCATCGGGGCGAGCAGCGTGCCGCAGCTGGAGGCGAACGTCGCCGCCCTGGACGACCTGGACCTCGGCGCCGAGGAGCTGGCCGAGATCGAGCGCCACCTCGGCTGA
- a CDS encoding response regulator transcription factor, with amino-acid sequence MTTGTATTTGVLIVDDDELIRVGLRAILDAQPDLRVLGEAADGAEVPPLVARLRPRVVLMDVRMPGIDGIQATRRLLATSADPPRVLVVTTFANDEYVYDALRAGASGFLLKRARPAEVVEAVRVVARGESLLFPAAIRRLAGAYGGRGADRLTAARLTDREAEVLRLMTTGLSNPEIAAHLVVGVETVKTHVGNVLAKLGVRDRTQAVIAAYESGFVTPSG; translated from the coding sequence GTGACGACCGGAACCGCGACGACCACCGGCGTGCTGATCGTCGACGACGACGAGCTGATCCGGGTCGGGCTGCGGGCGATCCTCGACGCCCAGCCCGACCTGCGGGTGCTCGGCGAGGCCGCCGACGGCGCGGAGGTGCCGCCGCTGGTCGCCCGGCTGCGCCCCCGGGTGGTGCTGATGGACGTGCGGATGCCCGGCATCGACGGCATCCAGGCCACCCGGCGGCTGCTCGCCACCTCCGCCGACCCGCCCCGGGTGCTGGTGGTCACCACCTTCGCCAACGACGAGTACGTCTACGACGCGCTCCGCGCCGGAGCGAGCGGGTTCCTGCTCAAGCGGGCCCGGCCCGCCGAGGTGGTGGAGGCGGTCCGGGTGGTCGCGCGGGGCGAGTCGCTGCTCTTCCCCGCCGCCATCCGCCGCCTCGCCGGGGCGTACGGGGGGCGGGGCGCCGACCGGCTGACGGCCGCCCGGCTCACCGACCGGGAGGCCGAGGTGCTGCGGCTGATGACCACCGGGCTGTCCAACCCGGAGATCGCCGCGCACCTGGTGGTCGGGGTGGAGACCGTGAAGACCCACGTCGGCAACGTGCTGGCCAAGCTCGGCGTCCGCGACCGCACCCAGGCGGTGATCGCGGCGTACGAGTCGGGGTTCGTCACCCCGTCGGGCTGA
- a CDS encoding magnesium chelatase: MTAPSPVTPAPPADLPGTLGELRAAGHAYRTVKQELRDNLLARMRSGADRFPGIVGYDDTVLPEVERALLAGHDMVLLGERGQGKTRLIRSLVGLLDEWTPVIAGSVLNEHPLHPLTPGSRALVAEAGDDLPVAWLHRSMRYGEKLATPDTSVGDLIGDVDPIRIAQGRTLGDPETIHFGLVPRTNRGIFAVNELPDLAERIQVALLNVLEERDIQVRGYQLRLPLDLFLVASANPEDYTNRGRIITPLKDRFGAEVRTHYPVDLDLELALIRQEADLVAEVPEHVLEVLARFARAVRESPSVDPRSGVSARFAIAAAETVAATALRRAGLLAATEPADGVRPEAAVARVGDAVSVTSTLRGKVEFESGEEGREVEILGHLLRTATAETFRARLAGLDLSGFTALVDEDAVIETGELVGSAELLRQVGTVPGLAKALDRLGLGDAPTPEQVAAGVEFVLEGLHLTRRLGKDVTDSGRTRYGGRA; this comes from the coding sequence GTGACTGCGCCTTCCCCGGTTACCCCGGCACCTCCGGCCGACCTGCCCGGCACGCTCGGCGAGCTGCGGGCGGCCGGCCACGCGTACCGCACGGTCAAGCAGGAACTCCGCGACAACCTCCTGGCCCGGATGCGCTCCGGCGCCGACCGCTTCCCCGGCATCGTCGGCTACGACGACACGGTGCTGCCCGAGGTCGAGCGCGCCCTGCTCGCCGGGCACGACATGGTGCTGCTGGGCGAGCGGGGCCAGGGCAAGACCCGGCTCATCCGCTCGCTCGTCGGCCTGCTCGACGAGTGGACCCCGGTGATCGCCGGCTCGGTGCTCAACGAGCACCCGCTGCACCCGCTCACCCCCGGCTCGCGGGCGCTGGTCGCCGAGGCCGGCGACGACCTGCCGGTGGCGTGGCTGCACCGCTCGATGCGCTACGGCGAGAAGCTGGCCACCCCGGACACCAGCGTCGGCGACCTGATCGGCGACGTCGACCCGATCCGGATCGCCCAGGGGCGCACCCTCGGCGACCCGGAGACGATCCACTTCGGCCTCGTCCCGCGTACCAACCGGGGCATCTTCGCCGTCAACGAGCTGCCCGACCTGGCCGAACGGATCCAGGTGGCGCTGCTCAACGTGCTGGAGGAGCGGGACATCCAGGTCCGCGGCTACCAGCTGCGGCTGCCGCTGGACCTGTTCCTGGTGGCCAGCGCCAACCCGGAGGACTACACCAACCGGGGCCGGATCATCACCCCGCTGAAGGACCGCTTCGGCGCCGAGGTGCGTACCCACTACCCGGTCGACCTCGACCTGGAGCTGGCCCTGATCCGGCAGGAGGCCGACCTGGTCGCCGAGGTGCCGGAGCACGTGCTGGAGGTCCTGGCGCGGTTCGCCCGCGCGGTGCGCGAGTCGCCGTCGGTGGACCCGCGTTCGGGAGTCTCCGCCCGGTTCGCCATCGCCGCCGCCGAGACGGTCGCCGCCACCGCGCTGCGCCGCGCCGGCCTGCTGGCGGCCACGGAGCCGGCTGACGGGGTACGCCCGGAGGCGGCGGTCGCGCGGGTGGGGGACGCGGTGTCGGTGACCAGCACCCTGCGCGGCAAGGTCGAGTTCGAGAGCGGCGAGGAGGGCCGGGAGGTCGAGATCCTCGGCCACCTGCTGCGGACCGCGACCGCCGAGACGTTCCGGGCCCGGCTGGCGGGGCTGGACCTCTCCGGGTTCACCGCCCTCGTCGACGAGGACGCCGTCATCGAGACCGGCGAGCTGGTCGGCTCCGCCGAGCTGCTGCGCCAGGTGGGCACCGTGCCCGGCCTGGCCAAGGCGCTGGACCGGCTCGGGTTGGGCGACGCGCCCACCCCGGAGCAGGTCGCGGCCGGCGTGGAGTTCGTCCTGGAAGGGCTGCACCTGACCCGCCGGCTCGGCAAGGACGTCACCGACTCCGGCCGGACCCGCTACGGCGGCCGGGCCTGA
- a CDS encoding VWA domain-containing protein, whose amino-acid sequence MAGDRFRYGQWRGGPDPLAPPYDVRGAVDAVGAEVLAGGSLREALRDLLRQGPQGRGGLDDLAARARRLRREALRRGDLDGAVTRARALLDQALAAERDELRGRDGDDARFAEAVLDNLPRSTARAVEELTGYRWSSDEARRTYQRILDGLRDDVLGQRFAGLRDAVRASADPAAQQRLAEMMRDLNDLLARHARSEDTTDAFAEFMRRHGAFFPEQPADVDELVDVLARRSAAGERLMRSLSDRQREELAGLMRQSLGDRLAGELSALDANLRALRPDLHRGPGERVRGERPLGYGEAAGALGEIAELDELLDQLDQEHAGATLDDVDVDAVARTLGRDAADDVRRLRELERELRRQGWVSRDADGLTLSPKALRRLGGTALRRVFADLTAGPRGQHDLRSAGAAGEVSGGSRPWEYGDEQPLDVVRTLTRAVRRAGSGVPVQLAVEDFEVVETERRASAAVVLCVDLSYSMISQGRWGPMKQTALALAHLMATRFPQDALQIVGFGLEALPLTQQELAAVEPDLRQGTNLQHALRLAARHLRRHPDAEPVVLVVTDGEPTAHLDPDDGEALFHWPPLPETIAATVGEVDRLTRYGATLNLFMLGDDPGLRRFVDAVARRSKGRMFTPDLEDLGEYVVSDYLRTRQPRRR is encoded by the coding sequence ATGGCCGGCGACCGGTTCCGGTACGGGCAGTGGCGGGGCGGCCCCGACCCGCTCGCGCCTCCGTACGACGTGCGGGGGGCGGTGGACGCCGTCGGCGCCGAGGTGCTGGCCGGCGGCAGCCTCCGGGAGGCGCTGCGGGACCTGCTGCGGCAGGGGCCCCAGGGGCGCGGCGGCCTCGACGACCTCGCCGCCCGGGCCAGGCGGCTGCGCCGGGAGGCGTTGCGCCGGGGCGACCTGGACGGGGCGGTCACCCGGGCCCGCGCCCTGCTCGACCAGGCGCTCGCCGCCGAGCGGGACGAGCTGCGCGGGCGCGACGGCGACGACGCGCGGTTCGCCGAGGCGGTGCTGGACAACCTGCCCCGCTCGACGGCCCGCGCCGTGGAGGAGCTGACCGGGTACCGGTGGAGCAGCGACGAGGCCCGCCGGACGTACCAGCGGATCCTCGACGGGCTGCGCGACGACGTGCTCGGTCAGCGCTTCGCCGGGCTGCGCGACGCGGTGCGCGCCTCGGCGGACCCGGCCGCGCAGCAGCGGCTGGCCGAGATGATGCGCGACCTCAACGACCTGCTGGCCCGGCACGCCCGGTCGGAGGACACCACCGACGCCTTCGCCGAGTTCATGCGCCGGCACGGCGCGTTCTTCCCCGAGCAGCCGGCCGACGTCGACGAACTGGTCGACGTGCTGGCCCGGCGCTCCGCCGCCGGTGAGCGGCTGATGCGCTCGCTCTCCGACCGCCAGCGCGAGGAGCTGGCCGGCCTGATGCGGCAGTCGCTCGGCGACCGGCTCGCCGGGGAGCTGTCCGCGCTGGACGCCAACCTCCGGGCGCTCCGCCCCGACCTGCACCGGGGCCCGGGCGAGCGGGTGCGGGGCGAGCGGCCCCTCGGCTACGGCGAGGCCGCCGGCGCGCTCGGCGAGATCGCCGAGTTGGACGAGCTGCTGGACCAGCTCGACCAGGAGCATGCGGGCGCCACCCTGGACGACGTCGACGTCGACGCGGTGGCCCGGACGCTGGGCCGCGACGCCGCCGACGACGTACGCCGGCTGCGGGAGCTGGAGCGGGAGCTGCGCCGGCAGGGTTGGGTGAGCCGGGACGCCGACGGGCTGACCCTGAGCCCGAAGGCGCTGCGCCGGCTCGGCGGCACGGCGCTGCGGCGGGTCTTCGCGGACCTGACGGCCGGGCCGCGCGGCCAGCACGACCTGCGCTCGGCGGGCGCCGCCGGCGAGGTCAGCGGCGGATCGAGGCCGTGGGAGTACGGCGACGAGCAGCCCCTGGACGTGGTGCGGACGCTGACCCGGGCGGTCCGCCGCGCCGGCTCCGGTGTGCCGGTCCAGCTGGCCGTCGAGGACTTCGAGGTGGTGGAGACCGAGCGGCGGGCCTCGGCGGCGGTGGTGCTCTGCGTCGACCTCTCCTACTCGATGATCTCCCAGGGCCGGTGGGGCCCGATGAAGCAGACGGCGCTGGCGCTGGCGCACCTGATGGCCACCCGGTTCCCCCAGGACGCGTTGCAGATCGTCGGCTTCGGTCTGGAGGCGCTGCCGCTGACCCAGCAGGAACTGGCCGCCGTCGAGCCGGACCTGCGGCAGGGCACGAACCTCCAGCACGCGCTGCGGCTGGCCGCCCGGCACCTGCGGCGGCACCCGGATGCCGAGCCGGTGGTGCTGGTGGTCACCGACGGGGAGCCGACCGCCCACCTGGACCCGGACGACGGCGAGGCGCTGTTCCACTGGCCGCCGCTGCCGGAGACGATCGCGGCGACCGTGGGCGAGGTGGACCGGCTCACCCGCTACGGCGCCACGCTCAACCTGTTCATGCTCGGCGATGATCCCGGCCTGCGCCGCTTCGTCGACGCCGTGGCCCGCCGCTCGAAGGGCCGCATGTTCACTCCCGACCTGGAGGATCTCGGCGAGTACGTGGTCTCCGACTACCTCCGCACCCGGCAACCCCGCCGTCGCTGA
- a CDS encoding aldo/keto reductase, whose protein sequence is MRFVPLDTPKPLSKIGLGTWQFGSREWGYGPEYERRAADIVRRAVDLGITVFDTAELYGFGRSERILGEALGDDRPKVVIATKILPILPVAPVVQQRAVASAARLGVTHLDLYQVHQANPLVADHTTMRGMRALQDVGLVGEVGVSNYGLRRWQVAEAALGRRVLSNQVRYSMVDRGPEHDLLPYAKQAGRVVIAYSPLAQGFLSGRYDAKNPPSGAVRRANPYFLPENLERGATLIETLRQVADAHDATPSQIALAYLLRHPNVLAIPGASGVEQVERNAAAADIDLADDEHAALARAAKEFRPITGLAAAPRLLRARAGR, encoded by the coding sequence ATGCGTTTCGTCCCGCTCGACACCCCCAAGCCCCTGTCCAAGATCGGCCTCGGCACCTGGCAGTTCGGGTCCCGGGAGTGGGGCTACGGCCCCGAGTACGAGCGCCGGGCCGCCGACATCGTCCGGCGCGCCGTCGACCTCGGCATCACCGTCTTCGACACCGCCGAGCTGTACGGCTTCGGCCGCAGCGAGCGGATCCTCGGCGAGGCGCTCGGCGACGACCGGCCGAAGGTCGTGATCGCCACCAAGATCCTGCCGATCCTGCCGGTCGCCCCGGTGGTGCAGCAGCGGGCGGTCGCCTCGGCCGCGCGGCTCGGCGTCACCCACCTCGACCTCTACCAGGTGCACCAGGCCAACCCGCTGGTCGCCGACCACACCACCATGCGCGGCATGCGCGCTTTGCAGGACGTCGGGCTGGTCGGCGAGGTCGGCGTCAGCAACTACGGCCTGCGCCGCTGGCAGGTCGCCGAGGCGGCGCTCGGCCGGCGCGTGCTCAGCAACCAGGTCCGCTACAGCATGGTCGACCGCGGGCCCGAGCACGACCTGCTGCCGTACGCGAAGCAGGCCGGCCGCGTCGTCATCGCGTACAGCCCGCTGGCCCAGGGCTTCCTCTCCGGCCGGTACGACGCGAAGAACCCGCCGAGCGGGGCGGTGCGCCGGGCCAACCCGTACTTCCTGCCGGAGAACCTGGAGCGCGGCGCGACGCTGATCGAGACCCTGCGGCAGGTGGCCGACGCGCACGACGCCACGCCCAGCCAGATCGCCCTCGCCTACCTGCTGCGCCACCCGAACGTGCTGGCCATCCCCGGCGCCTCCGGCGTGGAACAGGTCGAACGCAACGCGGCTGCCGCCGACATCGACCTGGCCGACGACGAACACGCCGCGTTGGCCCGCGCGGCGAAGGAGTTCCGCCCGATCACCGGCCTGGCGGCGGCGCCCCGCCTGCTGCGGGCCCGAGCCGGAAGGTGA
- a CDS encoding FAD-binding oxidoreductase: protein MCAVRVDHHPVDHDGAVAQLRRSYAAVPAGAPVRLAKRTSNLFRPRSAPSAPGLDVTGLTGVLAVDPVARTADVQGMCTYEDLVDATLPHGLMPLVVPQLRTITLGGAVTGLGIESTSFRNGLPHESVVEMDVLTGAGEIVTARPEGEHADLFAAFPNSLGSLGYATRLRIELQAVRRFVALRNVRFTRLEALADAIAEVAATRSWAGEAVDAMDGVMFSPGEAYLVLGAFTDDAPPASDYTGQDIYYRSLRRRTHDALTTYDYLWRWDTDWFWCSAAFGVQHPVLRRVWPARWRRSDVYHRLVRWEHRHGVAARIDRLRGQPARERVVQDVEIPLERMAGFLRWFAGTVGMTPVWLCPLRLREPSGPGSARAWPLYPLRAGQNYVNVGFWGSVPIASGAADGDVNRAIERMVSESGGHKSLYSDAYYDRESFDRLYGGATWRAVKDRYDPDHRLTGLYEKAVARA, encoded by the coding sequence ATGTGTGCGGTCCGTGTGGATCATCATCCGGTCGACCACGACGGTGCGGTGGCCCAGTTGCGACGGTCCTACGCGGCGGTGCCCGCGGGCGCGCCGGTGCGGCTGGCCAAGCGCACCTCCAACCTGTTCCGTCCCCGGTCCGCCCCCAGCGCGCCGGGCCTGGACGTCACCGGGCTCACGGGCGTGCTCGCCGTGGACCCGGTCGCCCGCACGGCCGACGTGCAGGGCATGTGCACCTACGAGGACCTGGTCGACGCGACCCTGCCGCACGGGCTGATGCCGCTGGTCGTGCCGCAGTTGCGCACCATCACCCTCGGCGGGGCGGTGACCGGTCTCGGCATCGAGTCGACCTCGTTCCGCAATGGCCTGCCGCACGAGTCGGTGGTCGAGATGGACGTGCTCACCGGGGCCGGCGAGATCGTGACCGCCCGCCCGGAGGGGGAGCACGCCGACCTCTTCGCGGCGTTTCCCAATTCGCTGGGCAGCCTCGGCTACGCCACCCGGCTGCGCATCGAACTCCAGGCGGTACGCCGCTTCGTGGCCCTGCGCAACGTCCGGTTCACCCGGCTGGAGGCGCTCGCCGACGCGATCGCCGAGGTCGCCGCGACCCGGTCCTGGGCGGGGGAGGCGGTGGACGCGATGGACGGGGTGATGTTCAGCCCCGGCGAGGCGTACCTGGTGCTGGGCGCCTTCACCGACGACGCGCCGCCGGCCAGCGACTACACGGGACAGGACATCTACTACCGCTCGCTGCGCCGGCGCACGCACGACGCACTGACCACGTACGACTATCTCTGGCGCTGGGACACCGACTGGTTCTGGTGTTCGGCGGCGTTCGGGGTGCAGCACCCGGTGCTCCGGCGGGTCTGGCCGGCGCGGTGGCGGCGCAGCGACGTCTACCACCGGTTGGTCCGGTGGGAGCACCGGCACGGCGTGGCCGCCCGGATCGACCGCCTGCGGGGCCAGCCGGCGCGCGAGCGGGTGGTGCAGGACGTGGAGATCCCGCTGGAGCGGATGGCCGGGTTCCTGCGCTGGTTCGCCGGCACCGTCGGGATGACCCCGGTCTGGCTGTGCCCGTTGCGGCTGCGTGAGCCGTCCGGTCCCGGATCGGCCCGGGCCTGGCCGCTCTATCCGCTCCGGGCCGGGCAGAACTACGTGAACGTCGGCTTCTGGGGCAGCGTGCCGATCGCGTCGGGGGCCGCCGACGGCGACGTCAACCGGGCGATCGAGCGCATGGTGTCGGAGTCGGGGGGCCACAAGTCGCTCTACTCCGACGCGTACTACGACCGGGAATCCTTCGACCGGCTCTACGGCGGCGCGACGTGGCGCGCGGTGAAGGACCGTTACGACCCGGACCACCGGCTCACCGGACTGTACGAGAAGGCGGTAGCGAGAGCATGA
- a CDS encoding DUF427 domain-containing protein produces MPRAVWNDLVVAESDDTVLVEGNHYFPRAALRDDLLRESDTHTVCPWKGTASYYTLEHDGRTSADAVWYYPEPKPEAEMVRDRVAFWKDVRVVD; encoded by the coding sequence ATGCCGAGAGCCGTCTGGAACGACCTGGTCGTGGCCGAGAGCGACGACACCGTGCTGGTCGAGGGAAACCACTACTTCCCGCGCGCCGCCCTGCGCGACGACCTGCTCCGCGAGTCCGACACGCACACCGTCTGCCCGTGGAAGGGCACCGCGTCCTACTACACGCTGGAACACGACGGCCGGACCAGCGCCGACGCGGTCTGGTACTACCCCGAACCGAAGCCGGAGGCGGAGATGGTCCGCGACCGGGTCGCCTTCTGGAAGGACGTCCGGGTCGTCGACTGA
- a CDS encoding hemerythrin domain-containing protein: protein MDDITALILDDHAAFRRGFARLDDARDEHELLAIWDALALHLDVHAEAEEAILYPHLVRHGDDGEAETVDAIGDHNKIRDAVAESKLHPVGSDEWWAAVGTARRENSEHLAEEEDEALPDFRRHASVELRAELGRRWLTFHGEHKFGRDLAFADKDPQRYVDEHRR, encoded by the coding sequence ATGGACGACATCACCGCGCTGATCCTCGACGACCACGCGGCCTTCCGCCGGGGCTTCGCCCGCCTCGACGACGCCCGCGACGAGCACGAGCTGCTGGCGATCTGGGACGCGCTCGCCCTGCACCTGGACGTGCACGCCGAGGCGGAGGAGGCGATCCTCTACCCGCACCTGGTGCGCCACGGCGACGACGGCGAGGCCGAGACCGTCGACGCGATCGGCGACCACAACAAGATCCGCGACGCCGTCGCCGAGTCCAAGCTGCACCCGGTGGGCTCCGACGAGTGGTGGGCGGCGGTGGGTACCGCCCGCCGGGAGAACAGCGAGCACCTCGCCGAGGAGGAGGACGAGGCGCTGCCCGACTTCCGCCGGCACGCGAGCGTCGAGCTGCGGGCCGAGCTGGGCCGCCGCTGGCTGACCTTCCACGGCGAGCACAAGTTCGGCCGCGACCTGGCCTTCGCCGACAAGGACCCGCAGCGCTACGTCGACGAACACCGCCGCTGA
- a CDS encoding phytanoyl-CoA dioxygenase family protein, translated as MDHPHALTAEQLDQFRRDGHLILRGVLPTGTLDALHGSFSRVVDHLARQWQQRGMITETFADLPYDQRYLRLIESSQVRVPAAWRRILVGRPVYDLWRTPELLGPVRSLLGDEVYAHGVWNARPRDPHGRTQQVAWHQDAYYYKGWDASVGPLLSVWIPLVPVDEDTACLQFVTGSHTRGWISRDRLPNGEYGTSDEAVGDGPVSTARMEPGDVVIFTDTTLHRSTPNVSDRIRWNIDIRFAPAVDEVVRNSPRGYRCFSAADPAQVESFETWAGRYRYEPEDLLTELTNFEEGYDLDVLRAFSRASPYADIY; from the coding sequence GTGGACCACCCCCACGCGTTGACAGCCGAGCAACTGGACCAGTTCCGGCGCGACGGGCACCTGATCCTGCGGGGCGTGCTCCCGACCGGGACGCTGGACGCGCTGCACGGCTCGTTCAGCCGCGTCGTCGACCACCTCGCCCGGCAGTGGCAGCAGCGCGGGATGATCACCGAGACCTTCGCCGACCTGCCGTACGACCAGCGCTACCTGCGCCTGATCGAGTCCAGCCAGGTCCGCGTACCGGCCGCCTGGCGGCGGATCCTGGTGGGACGGCCGGTGTACGACCTGTGGCGCACCCCCGAGCTGCTCGGCCCGGTGCGCAGCCTGCTCGGCGACGAGGTCTACGCGCACGGCGTCTGGAACGCCCGGCCGCGCGACCCCCACGGCCGCACCCAGCAGGTCGCCTGGCACCAGGACGCCTACTACTACAAGGGTTGGGACGCCTCGGTCGGGCCGCTGCTGTCGGTGTGGATCCCGCTGGTGCCCGTGGACGAGGACACCGCCTGCCTCCAGTTCGTCACCGGCTCGCACACCCGGGGCTGGATCTCCCGCGACCGCCTGCCCAACGGCGAGTACGGCACGTCGGACGAGGCCGTCGGGGACGGCCCCGTCAGCACCGCCCGGATGGAGCCCGGCGACGTGGTGATCTTCACGGACACCACGCTGCACCGCTCGACGCCCAACGTGTCGGACCGCATCCGGTGGAACATCGACATCCGGTTCGCCCCGGCGGTCGACGAGGTGGTCCGGAACTCGCCGCGCGGCTACCGCTGCTTCAGCGCCGCCGACCCGGCACAGGTCGAGTCGTTCGAGACCTGGGCCGGCCGGTACCGGTACGAGCCGGAGGACCTGCTGACGGAGCTGACGAACTTCGAGGAGGGCTACGACCTCGACGTGCTCAGGGCGTTCTCCCGCGCGTCGCCGTACGCGGACATCTACTGA